AAAGAAGATTAGAAAGGGTGTGACTGTTGACTCCTCCGTATAAGAAAATTTCCTTTAGAACCTAATTGTAAAGTCAGTGCTGAAAAGTTGCGCAAATGAAATACAGTTGCTCAAACAAAAACCAAGTCGATTGTGTTTGCGGTACTTATTTTCCATTTCTATAAACTACTCACAGGGGAAATCAAGGATATAAGATGTTGTTTCTGAAGATTTGTTGGATGCTATTAGTACCAGTAGTTCTGAGAAATTGGGGAGTATATCAGTACTTAAAAAAAAGAGTTCAGACATTCTGCTCATGTGACTGACTGATTTGAAACCGGAGTTATGATCAACGTATACATCTCCAACAAGTGAAGCTAATAACTTGACATGGCTTAGATGGCAAGTAAGAGAAATGTTGATAAACTGCAAATCAACTGTAATACCAAAATTTGCAAGAAATATAAGCAGCGCTCTCCCTGGTCACATCACACCACAACATTTTAGTATATACAGAGAAAGAAAACAGCCGATCTTCTTCATCACTGTGTACTCTATCCTCGGAATTCGAGTCAGAACTGATCGGTTAGTCCATGGCATTGGGTCCATAACATCTTTTCCTTGCAGGATTCCAAACCCATTGAACTAAGAATTTTCTTCCGTTAACACCATTCAAATTATACCCATTTCCCAATCTGTCCTTATAGGTTTTACCCACATATCCACCACCGCCTCCAGATCCATAAACACCAAcacacaaatcagcaatttctgTAGGTGCAATTGGATCATCACCAGCATACCATGCGTTCACAAGCGGATTGCTTGATACCTCGGCAAGTTCATGTGCTATTACACTTATCATCCCATCAACACCCACGTCCCCGTTTGGCGGACCCATCACATTTCTGCTGGGGTTATTGAGCCCACCACCAgcactcccaccaccaccaccaccaccgttatACTTTGGCTGTGCAAAAGGAAAAGCACAGATTCCAGGACATTGAGTACCACTGTATCCAACCCAAAAGTAAGGTATAGTTGCACCGACAAGAGTAGGAAACGTAAAGTAGTGAAAACCACAAACCGCTCTGCAGAAGTCTTGAACTTTAACATCATAAGAAGTAAGAACCAAGTAAAGACCACTTTGAGAATTCAATGGCAATTTTCTTTTCAGTGAATTATCATAACTAGTTGCTGTTTTGATGATTGATTGAATATCCATACGTGTAAGAGCAGCACCATGGGAGTATGTTGTATCATGATACTCCCCTGAAAGAGTAAGAGTGTCTGTGACGTTAGCTCCTGTTTGATCCGTGTAAAGGCGCACCGTTTTCCACCAGTCAGACACCGATgggatcgaagaagaagaaacatcggAGGATAGAGAATTGAGGAAATCTCTGATGATGGTTTGATGGGTTGGCTTCCAGTTTCCATACCAGATAATGTAAAGGTTGAGTACTTGTGATGCCAAGACAGGACCCATATGGTATTGAAGATTGACCAGGTTAGAAGACCCTTCATAGTCATCCTCATGACCATCGTTCCGATTAATCTTCATTTGTTGTGGATGTGCCATAACAAAGAATAAGGATGAAAATGTTATAAAGAAGATGATCATGAAATTTAGTAGGGTGCCCATGTTTGTTGCGTTTTCAGCTAGTGATATTTTCGACAATGTAATGCACTACTATTTATAGATTTAGAGTATAGGTTTTGGTTGGATGGCATGGATTTCTAACCTTTTATCAAAAGTTGGATTCGCATGCATGACATGACAAGGGTTAGCATCACCCTATGTACAATGTCAGCTCGGTTTTGTAGTACAGTTTTTGAAACTTGTCGGTGGTGCCGTAGTGATGCATTGTGCTATGCCTTCTTAAAACTGCCGCTTCTTATGGCCAAAAGGCCAGTGTCGTCTTCAAACGGTGGAGCATTCGGGGATTGAACGAGCGAAGATCTGTTAAGAAGATACAGATGTGAACGACCCTGTAAACACACATTCTTTTGTGGAAATGTTCGTAAGgctattttaattttaaaacaaTTTACAAATATATTTAGTATTATTACTCATAATCAGTGAGTTTTGTGATGGACAGACAAAAGCATTGTAAAGATTCACTATTGTTTACTGTTTTGATTTCAGAAAGAAAATGCTCTTTACATTACTTTATGCGAAACTAGCATCTTCACCTACCACCCTTTATTAAGAAAAAGTTAAAAAGATGGACTAATTATTGATTTCAAAAGAAGACTAATAGCTACCCAAAAATTACGCGTTGAATGTTCCTAACAATAATCATGGGATCGTCTTTCATTCTCCTAAAGAAGATTTGATTGACCTTTATGGTAAGTAGGATTAGAAACCATTTCACGGTGGAGAGTGACCTCTCCCTCATGACGGCTTCACCGTTGGTTGCATGGGAGCTGAGCTCAGTCTCCCATTTCCCCCTGGTGTGTGTATGTTGTTAGATGATATAAGTGTAAGCATAgtgttagttttcttttattgtcTTAGGACTTGTTATATGCCCTTAGTGGTTCACTATGTCTTATAAATAGTGAAATTCTATCTCCTCTTTTGTAATCCTTCACACGCTTCTCAAGATATCTGTGTTTGGTTCCTAAATGGTATCAgatttatttcttttacgcattaaaCAATAATTTCGATCATCACCTCTTTCTTGCTCCTGACGGCCGCAAGAACACCTGAAATTAATCATCTCTTCAGTCGAAATTCTctatttcttctgcaaatttATCACTTTCAATGGCTACTCCAATCTCTATTCTTATAGATCTGATTCAAGCTTTACAACAACAAAATCTTAATAACTCTTCTACGCCTTCTTTCAACTTTACTTTACCATTTCAAAACATCTAAAATTTTGTGTCGTTCAAGCTAGACAACACCAATTATCTGCTATGAAAGCATCAATTTGAGACCATTCTCACTAGTACCAATCTTCTACGCTTTGTAGATGGATCTTATACTTGTTTGTTTTTTCAGATTCGTGAGAATGATGTTATGGTTCCAAATCCAGAGTATCTCTTTTGTATATTGATGGATGGGTTTGTTCTGTCCTGTCACAATTCAACTTTTACCAGATCTATTTCTGTTGGTACTTTTGGGTTGACTACTTCGAAGCAAGTATAGGGTTATCTGAAATTAGAGTTCAACAATCAGTTTGTAACTCGTAAATCTTTCATACGTCTTCAACTATACTCTATTGAACAAGGTAATACTCCTATCTCAGAATTCTTGAGTTCTATCAAGGATATTGTGGATAATCTAGTAGTTATAAATGATAGAGGGTTAGATGAAGATATTGTTTTACATGTTCTCACTGGGACGAATACTATTTTGATCATTTCGTTGTTACTGCTAAACAATGTGAGATTCCTTACAAGTTTAATGAGCTACGATCTAAATTACTTCATCACGAATAGTGGTTATAGATTAAATCTCACGATTCTTCTGTTGTTATTGATTCTACAAATGCTCAATCTGCATTCTACACTAAGAAGGCTTCTCATCCCTTTCGCAATTCTTCTGGTGCTAGTGGTTCTGATGGCAAcaaaaatcaacattttaatGCTGGTGGTTCTAGTGGCAATAGAAATCAACATTTTGTCTTCTCTTTTGGATCAGGTGGTAATCGTCCACATCATTTTGGTCAACAACATAGCAATGGCAGGTATGGtgcaaataaaattcaacatcaaCCTCCACAATAACAATGGAGTAACACTAGTTCTTCAGACAACTTCACTAAAATTGGTTTCTCTGAAACACagtgtcaaatttgcaagaaATGGGGTCACATTGCTAATAGGTGTACGTTTAGATATATACCCTCATCTCCGAAACCTTCACCACCTAGATCCTTTCACTTTGAATCCTCACCTCAAGCATTTTATACTGAATCCCCACCTTAGGACTATCATGATGAGTCACCACCTCAGGCATTTTACACATGCTCCTTGAGTTCAGCTTCCTCTGTACCCTTTGTTGGTGATAAGTCTGTGGACAGTCCTCAATGGATTCCatattttgctcatatgaccaaCAATCCAACCACTACACCTTTTTACACGATCAGAAAAAGAACTTGCATGTTACGCAAAGTGTTTGTAACGGCTTTTACCTGTTACGAAAATTGGTATTACAAATTTTTTGTAACGGCAATGCGACTGTTACGAATTTTGGGTTGTAACGGCTTTTACTTGTTTTACATGTTCTCACTGTGACGAATATTATTTTGATCATTTCGTTGTTACTGCTAAACAGTGTGAGATTCCTTACAAGTTTAATGAGCTACGATCTAAATTACTTCATCATGAATAGTGGTTATAGATTAAATCTCACGATTCTTCTGTTGCTCTTGATTCTACAAATGCTCAATCTGCATTCTACACTAAGAAGGCTTCTCATCCCTTTCGCAATTCTTCTGGTGCTAGTGGTTCTGATGGCAAcaaaaatcaacattttaatGCTGGTGGTTCTAGTGGCAATAGAAATCAACATTTTGTCTCCTCTTCTGGATCAGGTGGTAATCGTCCACATCATTTTGGTCAACAACATAGCAATGGCAGGTGTGGtgcaaataaaattcaacatcaaCCTCCAGAATAACAATGGAGTAACACTAGTTCTTCAGACAACTTCACTAAAATTGGTTTCTCTGAAATACAGTGTCAAATTTGTAAGAAATGGGGTCACATTGCTAATAGGTGTACGTTTAGATATATACCCTCATCTCTGAAACCTTCACCACCTAGAGCCTTTCACGTTGAATCCTCACCTCAAGCATTTTATACTGAATCCCCACCTTAGGACTATCATGATGAGTCACCACCTCAAGCATTTTACACATGCTCCTTGAGTTCATCTTCCTCTATACCCTTTGCTGGTGATAAGTCTGTGGACAGTCCTCAATGGATTCCatattttgctcatatgaccaaCAATCCAACCACTACACCTTTTTACACGATCAGAAAAAGAACTTGCATGTTACGCAAAGGGTTTGTAACGGCTTTTACCTGTTACGAAAATTGGTATTACAAATTTTTTGTAACGACAATGCGACAGTTACGAATTTTGGGTTGTAACAGCATTTGTAACAGAGCTCAGCCTTTACTATGTGTCACCTCATAATAGAGGGGAGCCATTACGAAATTTTTTGTAACATGACAGTCGTAACACCTACTAGTCGTTATGATTtttttgtaacaaaaaaaaattactaccAGTGAACATTGATCGGCAGTTCACTTTCGGCCGGAAATAAGCCGGCATTCCAGATATCCTGCGTACACCTTTCATTTCATCCATAATCCACATTCAATACtattttcaatcaatcaatttataccaacatttaattaattaaaaaaaatacaaatcctTTTAAGTACAAAAAAAAATCTGTGAAGTATCAAATTCTGAGGATAAAACCTACTACATGATGTGGTACCTTACACTAGTTCTGAGCATGTCATGGTTGGAAATGGTAAGTTTCTATAAATTACTCATATTGGTACTTCTACAATTTCCAACCTACATGTTGATTTTGTGTTCAAGAATGTGCTCTTGGTTCCTTCTTTGTGCAAAAATCTTATTTGTGTTGCTTAGTTTACCAAGGAGAATCATGTGTCTCTTGAACTATTTGACTGGGGATACAATGTTAAGGTTCTTAAAACCAGGGAAGTTGTGTCAGAAGGACCAGTTTTCCATAATTTTTATCCTATTCAACTGGTTTATAGTTTCCTTTACTTCTACTCTAGCTAATCCTTTTATTTGGGACAAGAGACTAGGTCATCCATCCGACAAGATCTTGAATAAGTTGCACAACTCTACTGCTATTAAACTTTCTTCACCTTTCATTACAACTTTCTGTCATGAATGCCAATCATGAAAACACCATAAactaccattttcttcttctgcaaGAGTCTTTACCTCTCCTCTACAGCTCATTCGTTGTGACATATGGGGTATCACCTGCTCAGTCTGTAGATGGTTTCAGATACTACATCTTATTTGTTGATGATTACAATAGGTATCATTGGATACATCTCTTGACTAATAAAACTGAAAGTTTAAAATGCTTTCAACACTTCAAAGTCACAAATGAGAATCTATTAAAATTTTTTATTACCTCTTTCCAATGTGATGGTGCTCTAGAACTGATCAAAGGCCCCTTTAAAGTATTTCTTGACTCTAATGGAATGACTATCAGAATTTCATATCCTTATACTCAAGCTCAGAATGGTATTGCTGAGAGGAAGCATAAATACATTACTGGGACGGAAAATATATACTCTGGCATTTCAAGAATctttctctaatttttttttgatttgattcttttttCGCTTATACTTTTCTTACCAATAGGACTCCTAGTAAACTTCTTCACTATATCATTCTTTTTCAAGTTCTTTTTGATATTATAACTGATTATAGTTTACTTAAAGTGTTCGGGTGTAGTTTTTATCCAAATATGTCTAATTATAGGACTGTCAAACTGAACCCTGAGTCCACTAGATGTGTATTCTTAGGCTATAGTCCTCTTTATAGAGTATATATTTGCTTTGATTCTCTCACTAAAAAAAACTTTTGTCTCGAGAAATGTCACATTTGATGAGTCTACTTTTCCTTTTGCTATTGTTACTTTTGTTACTTCCTCTACTTCTGATTTTGAGCTCGTGACCTTACAAATTGGAAATTGCTTTGGCCATCAAATATCAAATTCCTCTCTTCCTGCACCACTACCAATTGACATCCCTCCTTGTTCTGTTTATTCTCCTTCCATTGTTCCCCACCACACACTCAACTTCCTGTCAGAACCATTACTATTAGACTGTTAACAAGAATTTCTAAGCCCAAACAACTTCCTTCTGATTTTGTTGCTCATGGCTCTACAATTCTCACTTTACCAACTGCTTTACAATTTATTCTTACTTCTGATGTGGACCCCAAGTCTTATAAAGAAGCTTCAAGGAATCAGAGTCGTGCCTGAGGTAGGGCGAGAGGTGCGGTCGCCCCAGGCCCAGTTCTGTCAAACTTTTCCCCTTACCAATTAGGGCCCTTTTTCAATTGTAAACTAGGCGAGGTAGGGCGAGAGGTGCGGTCGCCCCAGGCTCAATTATGTCAAACTTTTTCCCCATTTTGGGCCTTTTTCATGGGAAAAAaagggagaaaaaaaaaagaaaaagagtataATGAGATTCGAAATCTTAACCTCCCACTCTCTGAGTAACCAAACCACCATGCTAGTTACTCATTTTTGGGACGTGTATATACATAAATTCATAGATTTTTTTCGACATTAAACTATTTTTAATTATCTTATgttaggttttctttttctttttttgtacacATTTTCAAAAGTTGACAATGAAAAATCGAATTATGTGATGACAGTATAATATTTGGATATACTACCAAAAAGTAATTGTTTATTGTTAATTATGATGTTTTGGGTGAAAAAAGTTTTAACTACATAAAAGGCCCTATGAACAAGTTCGCACAGGGCCCTTCTAATCTCAGGATCGGCTCTGCAAGGAATCCAAAATGGGTGATAACAATGAGGAATGAAAATACTGCTCTAAAGACCAACGAGACATGGGTTTTAGAGCCATTTGTGGAGGGAATGAATGTTTGAGGCGGCAAATAGGTCTACAAAACCAAATATA
This is a stretch of genomic DNA from Papaver somniferum cultivar HN1 chromosome 1, ASM357369v1, whole genome shotgun sequence. It encodes these proteins:
- the LOC113280573 gene encoding protein EXORDIUM-like 7, with product MGTLLNFMIIFFITFSSLFFVMAHPQQMKINRNDGHEDDYEGSSNLVNLQYHMGPVLASQVLNLYIIWYGNWKPTHQTIIRDFLNSLSSDVSSSSIPSVSDWWKTVRLYTDQTGANVTDTLTLSGEYHDTTYSHGAALTRMDIQSIIKTATSYDNSLKRKLPLNSQSGLYLVLTSYDVKVQDFCRAVCGFHYFTFPTLVGATIPYFWVGYSGTQCPGICAFPFAQPKYNGGGGGGGSAGGGLNNPSRNVMGPPNGDVGVDGMISVIAHELAEVSSNPLVNAWYAGDDPIAPTEIADLCVGVYGSGGGGGYVGKTYKDRLGNGYNLNGVNGRKFLVQWVWNPARKRCYGPNAMD